Sequence from the Piscinibacter sp. HJYY11 genome:
ACCTCGGTGTACGGCGGCACCGCGTAGATGCGTTTCTCGCGGCCGGCGCCGAAGAGCTGCAGCGCGGGCATGCGGTGCATCTTCGGGTTGTCGAAGCTCGGGATGGGCGAGGGCGACATCACGTAGCGCTGGTTCACGAGCACCGGGTAGTCGTAGGTGGTCTCCACACGGCCCCAGTGCGCGAGGTCTTCGTAGAGCTTCACGTTGACGAGGCCGTATTCCTCGCAGGCGTGCAGCTTGAGCGTCTCGCTGCGGCGCGCTTCCAGGCGGTAGAGCGGCTCGGGCTGCGGCACCTGGTAGACGAGCACCTGGTTCTCCGTGAGCGGCGCTTCGGGGATGCGGTGGCGCGTCTGGATCACGGTGGCCTCGCGCGTGCGCTCGGTCGTCTGCACACCGGCGGTGCGGGCGAAGAACTGGCGGATGTTGACGGCGTTGGTGGTGTCGTCGCTGCCCTGGTCGATGACCTTGAGCACGTCGTGCTGGCCGAGGATGGCGGCGGTGACCTGGATGCCGCCGGTGCCCCAGCCGTAGGCAAGCGGCATCTCTCTGGAGCCGAACGGCACTTGGTGGCCGGGGATGGCGACCGCTTTCAGGATCGCTCTGCGGATCATGCGTTTCGACCGCTCATCGAGATAAGCGAAGTTGTAGCCCTGCATCATTGGTCGAACTCCTCGCGCAGCTTGCGGATCAATTGAAGCTCCGACTCGAATGTCACGTAGTGCGGCAGCTTCAGGTGCTGCACGAAGCCCGAGGCCTCGATGCTGTCGCCCTGCGGCAGCACGAACTCCTGCTGTTGCACCGGCGCGGTCACGTCTTCGCCGAACTCGTCGGCGCGCAGCGCCCGGTCGACCAGCGACATGGCCATCGCCTTGCGCTCGCCGTGGCCGTAGACGAGGCCGTAGCCGCAGGTGAACTGCGGCGGCACGCTCGCCGAGCCGGCGAACTGGTTGACCATCTGGCACTCGGTCACCTCGATCTCGCCGACGACGATGGGGAAGCCCAGCTCATCGGGCACCAGCTCGACGGCCACCGCGCCGTAGCGGATGTCGCCACCGAAGGGGTGGGTGTGGGCATAGCCGCGCTGCGTGGCGTAGGCCATGCCGAGCACCCAGCCTTCGTCGGCGCGCGCGAGCATCTGCAGGCGTGCGCTGCGCGGCAGCGGGAAGACGGGCGGGTTGCGGGTGATGTCAGGGGGCGCGGGGTCGCCGTCGCTCGGCGCGCTGGCTTCGACCAGGCCTTCGGCGATGAGCGCCTCCAGCGCATGGGGCACCGTGGTGTCGTGCGAGTCGTCCGTTGCGTCGGTGGCCCGGGGTGCGGGGCCTGTGTCGAGCAAGGAGAAGTCGAGCAGCCGCTGCGTGTAGTCGTAGGTCGGGCCGAGCAACTGGCCGCCTGGCAAGTCCTTGAAGATGGCCGAGACACGCCGGCGCACCTGCATGCGCGCGGTGTCGATCGGCTCGGTGGTGGCCAGCAGCGGCAGCGTGGTGCGGTAGGCCCGCAGCAGGAAGACGGCCTCGACCGCATCGCCGCGCGCCTGCTTGAGCGCGAGCGCGGCGAGCTCGGGGTCGTAGAGCGAGGCCTCGGCCATCACGCGGTCGACCAGCAGGCCGAGCTGTTCGCGGATCTGCGCGACTTCGAGCTCACGCACCGCGGGGTCGCCGCGGCGCGCGGCGGCGAGCAGCGCACGTGAAGCTTCGATGGCGGCTTCTCCGCCCTTGACGGCGATGTACATGTCAGGTGGCCTCCATCGTGATACGCGTGGAGCGCGGCACGGCGATGAGCTGCGAGCCGCAGACGATCAAAAGGTCGACACCGCGCGGGAAATGCTGTTCCTGCGCGATGCGCTGTTGCCAGAACGCCGTCGACAGACCGCACAGGCCGATGCGCTGGGTGTGCTCGATGCCGGGGCCGCTGAGCACGAGCGACTGGCCGGCGAGCGTGGTGGTGTCGACGATCAGCGTGGCACCGTGTTGTGGCGATTCGTCGGTGCCGAGGCGCAGGTTGTCGAGGCGTGCGTCGGCCGCCCGCACGGCGACGAAGTCGGCCGCTTCGCGCGCGGTGGGCTGCACGCCGGTGTGGAAACGCGCGTACATCCACGCCGCATCGCTCGCGAGCGGGCCTTCGAGGTGCAGCGAGGTTTCGGCGTCGAGCAGCGTGAGCAGCAAGGCGGTCAGGCCCCGAGAGAGCGGCGCCGGCGCCTGCAGGCCATCGCTCGCATCGAGCGTCTGCAGCCGGCCGGGGCGCGAGAGGGCGTCGAGCACGGCGCGGAAGACGGCCTGCGCGTCGTGGGTCGCATCGGCAAAGCCGCGCGGCATGTTGGCCAGCAGTTCGGCATTCGCGTTCATGCGCTCACCTCCGGCTTCAGCGTGTAGAACGACACCCGGCTCGCTGCATGGCGCGCACGCTCGGCCGCGATCACCTCGTCGCGCGCCGCTTTCAGCGGCCCGATCACCTCGCGCTGCAGCGCGTCGCGCAGCGTCGGCTGCTGCAGGAGCGCATCGAGCTGCGCGATCCAGCGCGCCCGCTCGTCGTCACGCCCGAGCACATGCCCGACGCCCGCCGTGGTGTGGCCGTCGATGGTCACGCGGGCAATGCAGCGCGTGAGCGTGGCCTCGCCGAGGTTGAAGCGGTCTCCACGGTTGGCGATCCGCCCGCGCACCATTGCAAGCCCGGTCTCGGGCTCGCGCAGCCACTCGAAACGGTGCTCGGCCACCCGCGCCACCGCGCGCTGGGCCAGCGCGTCACGCGGTGCCAGCGCCAGCACGGCGAGCCAGGCTTGGCGAGAGGAATCAGGCGTTGAGGTCATGTCCATGTCATCTAGATGACTTTAGAATGACCCGACTTTAGCGCTTCTGCCATGACAGCTTTTTGACATGACCCTCAACGCATCGTCCGTTCCCGCCGACAGTCCCGAGACACCGAGCAGCGTGCGCCGCTGGGAGGCCATCGCCGCCGAGCTGCGGCAGGACATCGTGCAAGGCCGCCTCACCCCCGGCCAGAAGCTGCCGAACGAGGCCACGCTGGCCGAACGCTTCGAGGTCAACCGCCACACCCTGCGCCAGGCGGTGCAGTCGCTCGC
This genomic interval carries:
- a CDS encoding carbon-phosphorus lyase complex subunit PhnI, which codes for MYIAVKGGEAAIEASRALLAAARRGDPAVRELEVAQIREQLGLLVDRVMAEASLYDPELAALALKQARGDAVEAVFLLRAYRTTLPLLATTEPIDTARMQVRRRVSAIFKDLPGGQLLGPTYDYTQRLLDFSLLDTGPAPRATDATDDSHDTTVPHALEALIAEGLVEASAPSDGDPAPPDITRNPPVFPLPRSARLQMLARADEGWVLGMAYATQRGYAHTHPFGGDIRYGAVAVELVPDELGFPIVVGEIEVTECQMVNQFAGSASVPPQFTCGYGLVYGHGERKAMAMSLVDRALRADEFGEDVTAPVQQQEFVLPQGDSIEASGFVQHLKLPHYVTFESELQLIRKLREEFDQ
- the phnH gene encoding phosphonate C-P lyase system protein PhnH, translated to MNANAELLANMPRGFADATHDAQAVFRAVLDALSRPGRLQTLDASDGLQAPAPLSRGLTALLLTLLDAETSLHLEGPLASDAAWMYARFHTGVQPTAREAADFVAVRAADARLDNLRLGTDESPQHGATLIVDTTTLAGQSLVLSGPGIEHTQRIGLCGLSTAFWQQRIAQEQHFPRGVDLLIVCGSQLIAVPRSTRITMEAT
- a CDS encoding alpha-D-ribose 1-methylphosphonate 5-phosphate C-P-lyase PhnJ; amino-acid sequence: MMQGYNFAYLDERSKRMIRRAILKAVAIPGHQVPFGSREMPLAYGWGTGGIQVTAAILGQHDVLKVIDQGSDDTTNAVNIRQFFARTAGVQTTERTREATVIQTRHRIPEAPLTENQVLVYQVPQPEPLYRLEARRSETLKLHACEEYGLVNVKLYEDLAHWGRVETTYDYPVLVNQRYVMSPSPIPSFDNPKMHRMPALQLFGAGREKRIYAVPPYTEVKCLDFEDHPFTIEPHGHACALCGCTTSYLDEVLQAEGQRLWTCSDTDWCREQQEGTTPHAR
- the phnG gene encoding phosphonate C-P lyase system protein PhnG: MTSTPDSSRQAWLAVLALAPRDALAQRAVARVAEHRFEWLREPETGLAMVRGRIANRGDRFNLGEATLTRCIARVTIDGHTTAGVGHVLGRDDERARWIAQLDALLQQPTLRDALQREVIGPLKAARDEVIAAERARHAASRVSFYTLKPEVSA